One genomic window of Haemophilus haemolyticus includes the following:
- a CDS encoding phosphoethanolamine transferase — protein sequence MLGKEMIRSKTIWFYLLLVIFSIFTNMGLGNVLSENIPVSDYAILFVITAISFYFTPWVGRILITVLFLSALFYCSAGFFYGIPSLGIIASVYETNINETLEYYTTIPFWIFLFQASYLILFVALMKLTFHAKRQAFKWLNTGVIGILLVFSYNQFSDWNYAYKFRFYPVLFYSEFDRMNDLYLEQRDFLNQSVNAPSQWDIQSFTPKYKNYILIIGESMRKDYMSLYGFPLKTTPFLESVKGTVFENYYSAAPNTQPSLQRTLYRADKGETVYTDNIISLAKKAGMKTYWISNQGKIGEFDTMASRIGQSADETIFMKPLGYNSKKVYDDEMLPVLDKALKENITNPKLIVIHLMGSHPAFCERLPYEVKNYFINQSMSCYLESIKYTDQFLEKLNSQLVAQNEPYSVIYFSDHGLAHYEDSKGLSLHPNNLYKQDYEIPFVMFSSDSQKVEKIKTPQSAFNFVYGFADWMGIKEIHLQGVDFFRPEKQEIKVFDWKKVVNVKELADDPAKLPEAVQ from the coding sequence ATGTTAGGGAAAGAAATGATTCGCTCTAAAACAATATGGTTTTATCTCTTATTGGTTATTTTCTCCATTTTTACCAATATGGGGTTGGGTAATGTATTAAGTGAGAATATTCCTGTTTCAGATTACGCAATTTTATTTGTTATCACGGCGATTTCTTTTTATTTCACCCCTTGGGTTGGGCGAATATTAATTACTGTATTATTCCTCAGCGCACTATTTTATTGTTCTGCTGGTTTTTTCTATGGTATTCCATCTTTGGGTATTATCGCTTCTGTTTATGAAACGAATATTAATGAAACTTTGGAATACTATACAACCATACCTTTTTGGATATTTTTATTTCAAGCTAGTTATCTCATCCTATTTGTTGCTTTAATGAAATTGACTTTTCATGCTAAACGACAAGCATTTAAATGGCTGAATACGGGTGTTATCGGCATATTATTAGTTTTTTCTTACAATCAATTTTCTGATTGGAACTATGCATATAAATTCCGTTTTTATCCGGTTCTTTTCTACTCAGAATTTGATCGTATGAATGACCTGTATTTAGAACAACGAGATTTTCTAAACCAATCTGTTAATGCGCCTTCTCAATGGGATATTCAATCTTTTACGCCAAAATATAAAAATTATATTTTAATTATTGGTGAAAGCATGCGAAAAGATTATATGTCGTTATATGGCTTTCCACTGAAAACCACGCCATTTTTAGAAAGTGTGAAAGGCACAGTTTTTGAAAATTATTATTCTGCAGCACCGAATACGCAACCGTCTTTACAACGCACCTTATATCGAGCAGATAAAGGGGAAACGGTTTATACGGATAATATTATTTCTTTAGCCAAAAAAGCAGGAATGAAAACCTATTGGATTTCTAATCAAGGCAAAATTGGTGAATTTGATACGATGGCCTCTCGTATTGGTCAAAGTGCGGATGAAACGATTTTTATGAAGCCGTTAGGTTATAACTCTAAAAAAGTTTATGACGATGAAATGTTACCTGTATTAGATAAAGCCTTAAAAGAAAATATTACGAATCCAAAATTAATTGTGATTCATTTAATGGGTTCACATCCTGCCTTTTGCGAGCGTCTTCCGTACGAGGTTAAAAATTATTTTATTAATCAATCTATGTCTTGTTATCTAGAATCGATTAAATATACCGATCAGTTTTTAGAAAAATTAAATTCACAATTGGTGGCACAAAATGAACCCTATTCGGTGATTTACTTTTCTGATCATGGGCTTGCTCATTATGAGGATTCTAAAGGCTTATCATTGCATCCAAATAATCTTTATAAACAAGATTATGAAATTCCTTTCGTTATGTTTTCGAGTGATAGCCAAAAGGTAGAAAAAATAAAAACGCCACAATCTGCATTTAATTTTGTTTATGGTTTTGCTGATTGGATGGGCATTAAGGAAATACATTTACAAGGCGTGGATTTCTTCCGTCCTGAAAAACAGGAAATTAAGGTATTTGATTGGAAGAAAGTGGTGAATGTCAAAGAGTTGGCTGATGATCCAGCAAAATTACCAGAAGCCGTTCAGTAA